TCCTGTGTGGCCTTGGGTGTTTGTCACCCCTGCATCTTGCTGGGTGTCAGGTGTGAGTGATAGGTACAAGTGCTCTCACCAGGCATTGTCTTCCTTCCGCAGATCTGCTGGGCACAGTCTGAGCACAAGGAGAACATTTTGGACAAACATTTTTATGGTCTCCAACACAACCATTTTGGGTTTGTGACTTGGCACAGTGCATTTGTGCTTTTCTCAtgatatttttctccttgcttcACCCTCAAAGTGCCCTGCTGCAAACCTCCTGTCCTTCTTCATGTATTTCATGAAAAGTTCTGTTCCACAGAAGCACCAGCTCAGctattttcctcctccccaggtcTGTTTCCCACCATCATCCCAGCACAGCCATGCTGGGCACAGCAGTGCAGCTCTCAATCCTACTCAGCCTTCTCAGCTTTGGAAAAGGCCAGATGTTCCACATGGGACCATGCCCAGATCCACCAGTCCAAGAAGACTTCGACATCAACCAGGTGTGAAAAGCTTTCTAAAAATCTCAGGGTGGGTAGTGAGTTAGGTGAAGGGGGAATGGGAGCCATGACAGACTGCCAGGGCATATGGAGGGGTTGGCAGGTCTGGTCCCTTCTCCTTATGCTAGAGCTGCCAGGGTGGGTTTGTAGCCCCGAGAAGccccccacagcctcctgcacCAAGGGGGGGATGCTTGAATGAACCATGCAGGCAAAACTGTGCTGAGAGATGAGCCAGGCTGCTCTGCCTCAGCCCTCTTGTGCTAAAAGAGTCTCTCTGGATTTTCTTCTATCAGTATTTGGGGAAGTGGTACGAGATAGAGAAGCTGCCCTCAAGCTTTGAGAAAGGAAGCTGCATCCAGGCAAATTACTCTCTGAAGGAGAACGGGAAGTTCAAGGTGATCAACAAGGAATTGCTGTAAGTATTTGCATTCAGGCTGTGTCCTCATGTGCCAGTGATGGCACTTCTGTCATCTCTCTTGCCGTCCTGGGAGGCTGTGTCTCTCCAGATTGCCTGTTTCTGAGTCTGTAGGTGCTAGGGGAGACACCCTGTTGTTGCAGTGGCTCTGCTGGGATAATGGGCTTTGCTGTGGTTACAGCACAGCTGTGGGTCTCTGGTTTCTGCCAGTGCTTCCCTGGGGCTCGCCAGGTCTCTATCTCACTGTTTAAGGTGAGTAGTGAGAAAACAGATCAAATGCACATACTCCAGTGTGAAATAGCCTGGGTCTCCCCCCTGACTGGTTTGCAATCCCAAGTGATAGCTGAGAAGTCAGAAGTCCTGGGTCCTTCCCGAGTGGGTTGTGGGTCTGGCTGTGGGGTGGCAACCCCCACCTTGTACCCCTATGTGCTGAAAGACGCCTGTGCCCCATGCTACTCTCTGCTTTAGAGTGAAGGGACACAAAGGAAAAGGGCAGGGAAGATGAAGCACATGGGTCATTTTTACTTAAACAAGTATTTGTCAGCCTTTTTCTGGAGCTTTTACATTGCATTGATGGTAACTGCTGTGGAAGGGGATCAGCAATCATCGCCAGTTGAAACAGCGAGCAAAGTGAATGCAGTGATTGTTCCCTTTATTACACTTGATAGTTTCCAATTATCCCGAACCTTCCTGGCTTTTTGCACGGACAGATGCAGATATTAATTAATCTCCTCCCATCACCGGCTGTCAAGTGGCTGAAGGaatgagagggagagagaggcgAACTCGGCGCCGTCCCCTGCTCTCCCGGCGCGGCACTGGGGCTGTGTCCTGGCTCACAATGACAACAAGGGAGCGACACATACCCGGGGACCGGCCAAGAGCAGCATCCATGCCGCACGCTGACTCGGCagctctgtctctgcagctcctggcagacAGCTGGAGCTTTATTTGCCCCTGAATTAATTTGTGGGAGATTTATCTGACTGTTGTTGCCaccactgcagcagctcaggaccCTGAAACGTCAAGAATATTTTGGGGCAGGTGTGCACTGTGCACGGTTTCAGCATCATCCTCTTCACCTCAGCTGCTGGGTGGCATCTGCCTCCTTGTCACAGGCGATCATGACACCTTTCTGCCCCACAGGCAGCATCCAGGTCTTGAGGCATCTGGGGAAAAATGCAATTATAATATAGGCAACCAGAGCCCTAGGGATTGCTGCCATCAGGGGAGTGCTCTGAACCAGCCCTGAAATAAACCCTGGCTTACCAAGGTAATTTGTGTAGGAGGAATGTGCCATGACctggaaaaaatgcagtcaTGGACACAGGAATGCTTTCCTCAACTAGCACAagttcagctgctgcctggcacaTCTCAGATCAGTGATGGGATCCTCCTGTCCTGTGTGGAGGGGTCTTGCACTCTTTTCTCTACCATTGTACACCCCACTGGCAGGGGCACTTGGAGAGAGACACCCTGGGGTGGTTTAACCTGGAGAACATTTGTCCTGCTGTGCCCTGGACACTGCTGAGGCTGTGCCCAGGGGTGTTCTCTTCCTCTGGGGATGCTGTGGTTAGCCAGTACATCTTTCAGACAACAACTCAGCAGATGGTCAGATGAAGGGATGTgaagatgcattaaaaaaaaaaaaaaaaaaaaaaaaaaaagtatttcaaactCACCTGATTTTATGTCTCACCTTGTCATTCTCCCTTTAGTTCCAATGGCAAAGTCAATGAAGTTGAAGGAGAAATCATGCACATGGATGTCAGGGAGCCGGCCAAGCTGGGGGTCCGCTTTAACTGGTGTAAGTGTCTGGATGGAGCTCAGAGCCCCCTTGCCCCCCAGTGCCTGCtggccccagcagcacaggaggcagCACCTGCACAGTGCAGACACTGCTGTGTGTCATCAGGGGTGCAAAACTGGCACAGCAGGAGACAAAGCTGCCCCAGGGACATCAGTGCAGCATGATGGGGCAGTAGCAAAGGGCTAGAAGAGATCTTGCGACCAGCAGGCAGTGGTTGGTGGTGTTTATATCATTTATAGCAATAGTCCCTGCGGTGGCAGAGCACTCTGCAGGAACTGATGTCAAAGCAGGAAAGATCAACAGGTCACCTCCCTCCTGGTCATTTcacaaacagggacagggagtggggaggcaggggaggcagccccacagctctgcaagaGCCAGGAGTAGGCTAGTTTTTCTGAATACAGCAGTATAGCTACTAGCCCACCCTGCCTCTGCTTACTGGCACCCTATAATAACTGTTAATAATGTgggcttgtttgggttttcttcccttGTCAACGTAACATGTGGCAGGGGCAGTGCACTGTGTCCACGTTGCTGAGCGTGTTGCTGAGGACTTTTCTCTGTCCACAGCATCACTTGGCAAGTGAGCAGGAGTCTCCTCTTGGCTCCCTTTCTATCCTGATCCCTCACACCTTTTCCTGGGCTGTATCACAGCACTTACACAGAAAAGTTATTTGGAGAAATGGGTAGATCAGAGGTACTTGTGTAGGACAGTTATTGTATATGAGCACAGACAGATTTAATTATGCACTGCTaaggcaccagcagcagccattTTGCCTGTGGAGTGTGCAACCCTAATCACCTGCCACGAGTCCCAGAGATCAGCACCAGCATTCCTGAGGCCATCAGACATAAATCTCAGGGCCCTTACTTCTGCCTGGGGGACTcccctctgctttctgcctgaCAGTTTGAAGCTGGAGTGTCTGCCCTTCATCAGAGCAGATTCTTTGGCTGTAGAAGCCTGATGGAGAACAGAATCTGGTACATATTGCAGGTGCTGGTGGGATGGGCTGAGCCATACCAATTCCCACTCCATGGGCTGTGTGGGCAGGGGGTGGTGGAAGGGAGGTTGGGTTTGTGCTCCTCAAGTCAATGgactcagctcccagccctcacACAGTTCCAAGCTGGGTTGGTTGTTGGTGGCTCTTGGTTGTTGTTCAGCTTAAGACTTACCTACACAGGGCTTTGTGGCTTTCTTGAGTCCCTCTGTGCAAAACAAGGAGTCCTGATAGGCTTTTATAAATTATAGCTGGCTGTGGTGACCACAGTTATGAGGCCCAGGAGCAGCAAAAGTGGAAAGAGCACCAGGAGCTTTTGctctggtgctgcagagccACCCAGAGTGGGTTATGTTTCACATTCACAGTGCCTTTCTTTCTCCTAGTCATGCCTTCTGCCCCTTACTGGGTCATCTCCACTGACTATGAAAACTACTCATTGGTTTACTCCTGCACCAATATACTCTGGCTCTTCCACATTGACTATGCCTGGATTAAATCAAGAGCTCCTGAGATGCACCCAGAAACTGTGGACCACCTGAAGAGCATTCTCCAGTCCTACAAGATTGACACTGAGAAAATGATGCCCACGGATCAAGTTAACTGCCCTCCTGAGATGTAACTCCTGGCACACAGTGACACAGCGCCAGACCAGTGATGAACTTTGTTGCTTTCTTCATTATCCATTAGAATGTCTGTATGTAACACAGAAATGTAATAATCCCTTTGCTAATGGTAGTTTGCCAGCCCTGAGTTACTCCTTGCTGTTGTACCCTCTATCCctcttcttgtttttttatctCCCTCTGACTTCTGCAGAGTAACTCACAGATTCAAAGCTAATGGGTGGAGAAAAGAAACCCTGACGTGCAGACCTGAAGATTTGCTGTTGCTGTGAGTCCACCAGTGTATGAATGGGAAAGGATATGAGATGTGATATGCACATAATAGTCCTGAGGGAAAACCTTCTGTCATGTGCTCCCAgatttgtttcccttttttgtcTTGAAGCTTCAGGGCCTGCTAGGAGTCTGCGGTGTCTGAAGTACACTGCAGGCACagccttcccagcagcagcacccagacaTGGAGGGTCactcctgcagccagggaacTGAGGCTGGAAGTCTGGAATGTTTTCTGGTCCAGAGTTGTAGGTGCATGTTACAGCCTAGCCAGCATACATCTTTGCTCTGTCTGGCTCTTTGTATTTAAAGTCTGAGAAGTCTAAAAATGTCCAGAAATTCAGGACTGCTCCATCCAAAGTGTCTGTGGGTGACTTGCCTCGAGTGAGGCTGCTACTGCACTCTCAAGAGGTCAGCTCTGGGAGTACCCATAAGCAGATGGAGAGAGATGGGGCTgctcccttgtcctctcccctCCCAAGGCTTTCTCCAAACCCTGGGAGAAGGCAGGCTCTGCCTGAtgccctgctcactgctttTGTATGTGCTGAGTGCCCGCTGGCACTGCACCTCCCCCAGCAGGTGTTCAGCAGGCACCACAACAACTCTGCTTGAATAGCATTGATGCAactcattaaaaatgaaataaaaatatctgttttcgGGCTTTTGTACCTTCCCAGCTGCACAACCTCTTCAATCAGGCTGGAGGAAGGCAGAAGCTTAATGTGCTGGGTCTGCCCCTCCTCTGAGGCCACAGCACTGTGAGAGAAGGGATACAATGAGATGTCAGCAACTGTAAATCTGTAGGAGATGTTCTACACTTATGCGCTGGGACCCTGACTGTTGTGGGTGTGCACCAAAGCTCTGTCTTGCCTTTGGAAGGCTacaggagctgaggagggagcCAGCATCTCACTGATCTTTACCATTTGGagtcagctgagaagggggagAGGCCACGCAGGGCTCAGAAACAACTGCTATGTTTAAGGCATTATCCCTTTAAACTTTTAAATCCTAAAGCCATAGTTCCTGTGATACAAAATCAAACACTCCACCCTCATCCTGAGGCTTTAAGGATGAGGACACACCAGGATGCTGACAGCTCCATGGTAGCTCCCAGATGTGTTAGATTTTTGGGGTAGATCATTTCATTACTGCTTCATCagattcctgttttctttctcaaacGGATGGTGATACTGTAGCCCGTGTCCCCTCAcagctgtgctgccagcccATCACGGGGTGGTTCTGCagatgctgagcccctgtggTGGGAACTTGCAGCCCTACAGGAGAGGCAGCAATCACCTCTGGATCTCTCTGGGAACTGGGATCTGCAGATCCTGCAGAGACAGGAGTGGTTTACTCTGTGGCAGAAACATGTGGTGTCTGAGCCCTCTGGACACTGTGCTGCCCCTCTCCTTGTGGCATGAGGACCCAGGTTATTCTGCCAGACACGGTGGCCACAGTGCCTCCACACCGCAGCAAGGAGGGGCTTCAGGAGCACCAAGGGGGCTTGTAGGGGGCTGCATGGAGCGGTAGCTGCCTTTGCTGGAAGATCACGGCACATGAGGATGACAGGGCTCTCCTATGAAggcagactgagagagctggggtcgttcagcctggagaaggctccagggagaccttatcgcatccttccagtacatgaaggggcTCCatgaaagctggggagggactttttgtgAGGGCACATAGTGACAGAAGAAGAGGTAACGACTTTAACCTGGGAGAGGACGGAATTAcgaagaaattctttagtatgagagtggtgagacatGAAACAGATTGCtgagagcagctggggctgccccatccctagaaatgttcaaagccaggctggatggggcttgtaGCAACCTGGTCTGATGGGATGTGTCCCTGCACATGCCCAGGGGCTGGAACcggatgatctttaaggttccgTCCAACCCAAACCGCTGGATGAATCAaacccagcacacacacagctcttcCC
The nucleotide sequence above comes from Heliangelus exortis chromosome 9, bHelExo1.hap1, whole genome shotgun sequence. Encoded proteins:
- the APOD gene encoding apolipoprotein D isoform X1, yielding MGTNDFRRIILAGNLRSVSHHHPSTAMLGTAVQLSILLSLLSFGKGQMFHMGPCPDPPVQEDFDINQYLGKWYEIEKLPSSFEKGSCIQANYSLKENGKFKVINKELLSNGKVNEVEGEIMHMDVREPAKLGVRFNWFMPSAPYWVISTDYENYSLVYSCTNILWLFHIDYAWIKSRAPEMHPETVDHLKSILQSYKIDTEKMMPTDQVNCPPEM
- the APOD gene encoding apolipoprotein D isoform X2 is translated as MLGTAVQLSILLSLLSFGKGQMFHMGPCPDPPVQEDFDINQYLGKWYEIEKLPSSFEKGSCIQANYSLKENGKFKVINKELLSNGKVNEVEGEIMHMDVREPAKLGVRFNWFMPSAPYWVISTDYENYSLVYSCTNILWLFHIDYAWIKSRAPEMHPETVDHLKSILQSYKIDTEKMMPTDQVNCPPEM